CCAGCGGCCGGGCGTACGGGTCGGAGATCAGCGGGTCGGTGGCGTTGGAGGCCAGGGCGCGGGAGGCGGCGACGCCGGTCGCGGTGGCGCCAACGCCCGTGGCCAGGTCCCAGGTGTCGTTCTCGGTGCGTGGCATGACCCCTCCAAATGCATAGCAAGGCTAGTTATTAGCTACTATAACTAACTTGTGCACGTGCTGGAGGTCGCGTTCGCCACACTTCGGTTAACTGTGTCTTGTGCACGATTTTCGGCGGCTACCGCGGAAAACCGTGCACAAATCGCTCGAAAGCGACTAGGGCTGGGTGCCGGACGACCGCACGCCCAGCAGCACGTCCTCCCAGGCCGGCACCGCCGGGCGTGCCTTGCGGCTGCGCTTGGGTGCCGGGGGAGCGGGCGCGGGTTCCGGCTCGGCCGGTCGGCTGAACTGATCGGGCACCGCGGCAGGCGTTTCCTGGACCTCGTGGGTGTCGTGGTGGTCGAACAGGTGCGGCACTGCGGCGACGGGGCGCAGCGGGCGACCGAAATCGGGGTTGATCAGCTGACGGGCCGCGTCATCCGAGGCGGCCACGGTGCCGCCGTGAGCTCCCGGGCTGTACCGGAAGTGTGCGACGTTGTCCGACCGGCCGGCCTTCCATGCCAGCTGCACGGTCCAGCGGCTGTCCTCGTTGCGCCAGGCATCCCAGGCGATGGAATCGGGGTCGAGGCCGCGCGCCACCAGGGCCTGGGTGACGGTCTCCAGCAGCGTCAGCACCGCCGGTCCGTCGGCCAGCACCGGATGCGCCGCGGTGGCCAGTTCGGCCGCACGGGCGCGTTCCAGCAGCACCGGATGGGCGAACCGCTCGACCCGCTCGACAGGCACCCCGGCGGCCTCGGCCAATTGCTCGACCGACGCTCCGGCGCGAATCTTTGCCTGAATCTCCTTGGGTCGCAGCACGTTCTGCACCTCTACATCGCTCTCGGTCTGATTCGAGGCGACCTTGTCACCACGCATCGCTGCGCGGAGCCGGTCATCGACACGCAAGCTGAACATGTCCTTGGCGGAGTCGTCGGATTCACAGATGATGCGTCTGCCGTCTACGTTCAAACCAACGACTCTGAGTTCTCGCATACCGACCAAACCTCCTGCGCGAACCCTACTGCGTTATCCGCCCGTTACCGGGCTGACACGCTGGCGGGAGAGGGGCCGACTCAGAGGTTTTCGACGACCCAGTCGACGCAGCTGGTCAGGGCGCTCACATCGTCGGGCTCCACGGCCGGGAACATGCCGATCCGCAACTGGTTACGGCCCAGCTTGCGGTACGGCTCGGTGTCCACGACCCCGTTGGCCCGCAGCACCTTGGCGACCGCGGCCGCGTCCACCGAATCGCTGAAGTCGATGGTGCCGACCACCTGCGAGCGCAGCGCCGGATCGGTGACGAACGGAGTGGCGAAGCTCGCTGCCTCGGCCCACGAGTACAGCCGCTGCGAAGAGTCGGCGGTGCGCTTGACCGCCCAGTCCAGTCCGCCGTTGCCGTTGAGCCAGTCGAGCTGCTCGGCGAGCAGGATCAGCGTGGCGATGGCCGGGGTGTTGTAGGTCTGGTTCTTGAGGCTGTTCTCCACCGCGATGGGCAGCGACAGGAAGTCCGGCACCCAGCGGTCGGATGCGCCGATCGCCTCGATCCGGGCCAGCGCCGCGGGGCTGACGATGGCCAGCCACAGGCCGCCGTCACCGGCGAAATTCTTCTGCGGCGCAAAGTAATACGCGTCGGTATCGGCGATGTCGACGGGCAGGCCGCCGGCGGCAGAGGTGGCGTCGATGAGTACCAGCGCATCGCCGGCCGGACGCTGCACCGGCACCGCGACACCGGTAGAGGTTTCGTTGTGCGCCCAGGCGACGACGTCCACCGACGGGTCGGACTGCGGCTCCGGCGCGGTGCCCGGGTCGGTCTTGACGATGATCGGGTCGCCGATGAAGGGGTTCTTCGCCACGCACGAGGCGAACTTGGCGCTGAACTCGCCATAGGTCAGGTGCAGCGATTTCTTGTCGATCAGACCGAAGGCCGCGGCGTCCCAGAAAGCGGTCGAGCCGCCGTTGCCGAGGATCACCTCGTAGCCGTCGGGAACCGAGAACAGCTCGCGCAGCCCGTCGCGGACGCGACCGACGAGATTCTTGATCGGCGCCTGCCGGTGGGACGTGCCGAACAGATCCCCGGCAGCGGCCAGCGCGGTCAGTTGCTCGGGGCGGACCTTGGAGGGGCCACATCCGAAACGGCCGTCGCGGGGCAACAAGTCGGCGGGGATGATCAGTTCAGCCATGGGACCAGCCTAAAGTCGGCCGCTACAGCGTCAAAATTCGGGCGCCGGCAGTGGTGACGGCCACAGTGTGCTCGCTGTGTGCGGCGCGGGCTCCGGTGGCGCTGCGCAGCGTCCACCCGTCGGGGTCGTGGACATAGCCCGTGCTGCCGTCGGCGATCAGCATCGGTTCGATCGCGATCACCAGGCCGGGCCGCAGGGCCATGCCCTCCCCGGGCCGTCCCGAGTTGGGGACGTGCGGTGCTTCGTGCATGGTCCGGCCGATGCCGTGCCCGCCGTGGTTGGCGAGCAGGCCGTACCCGGCCTCGGCGGCCACCGACGCGATCGCGTGACCGATGTCGCCCAACGTGTTGCCGGGCCGCACCGCGGCGATCCCGGCGGCCAGCGCCGCATCCGTGGCCTCGATCAACGCGGCGTCGGCCGGCCGCGGTGTGCCGATCACGAAGCTGCGGGCGGCATCGCCGCACCAGCCGTTCAGGATCGCTCCGAAATCCACCGACACCAGGTCGCCGTCGGCCAGGACGGTGTCGTCGGGGATGCCGTGCACCACGGCGTCGTTGACGCTCACGCACAGCACTGCGGGGAACGGCCTGGGCGCCCAGCGCGGGTGGTAGTCGAGGAATGGCGACGTGGCGCCGTTGGCGGCCAGGATCTCAGCCGCGATCCGGTCCAAATCGGTGGTGGTGAGGCCTGCGGCGGCCTCGGCAGCAAGCGCACGTAATGTGTCGGCCACCACAGCGCCGGCTGCGGCCATCGCCTCTACCTGGGCTTCGGTCTTCAGATTGACCACGGGCGGCTACCTGTCGGCAAACTTATGGAATCAGGCATGGACTTTTACTCGATACCTGCGGTACCGTTTGTACAACAAGTGGGTAGATGTAAACCTCAGACGAGTATAGAGAGGTCTGCAACATGGCTCGGACCAAGATGGTCAGGCGTTGGCGCAAGAACATGGACGTCAGCGACGACACCCAGTACGTCGAGATGCTCTCCACGCTGTCCGAGGGGTCGGTGCGGCGCAACTTCAACCCGTACAAGGACATCGAGTGGGATTCGCCGGAGTTCGCGGTGACCCCGAACGATCCGCGCTGGATCCTGCCTGCGACCGACCCGATGGGTGGGCACGCGTGGTATCAGGCCCAGCCGGTCGAGCGGCAGATCCAGATCGGCATGTGGCGCCAGGCCAACGTCGCCAAGGTCGGCCTGCACTTCGAGAACATCCTCATCCGCGGCCTGATGGAGTACTCGTTCTGGGTGCCCAACGGCTCGCCGGAATACCGGTACTGCCTGCACGAATCCGTTGAGGAGTGCAACCACACCCTGATGTTCCAGGAGATGGTGAACCGGATCGGCATGGATGTGCCGGGCATGCCGCGGCTGCTCAAGTGGCTGCAGCCGCTCATCCCGCTGGCCGCAGGCCCGCTGCCGATTCCGTTCTTCTTCGGCGTCCTCGCCGGCGAGGAGCCCATCGACCACACGCAGAAGAACGTGCTGCGCGAGGGCAAGGCCCTGCACCCGATCATGGAACGGGTCATGGCGATCCACGTCGCCGAGGAGGCGCGGCACATCTCGTTCGCGCACCAGTACCTGCACAAGCGGGTGCCGAACCTGCGTCGCCGGCAGCGCTGGATCCTGTCGCTGTTCGTGCCGCTGACCATGCGCATCCTGTGTTCGGCCATCATCGTGCCGCCGCGTGCGTTCTGGAAGGAATTCGACATCCCGCGTTCGGTGCGCAAGGAGCTGTTCTTCGGTTCGCCCGAGTCGCGCAAGATGCTGCGGGACATGTTCGGCGACGTCCGGATGCTGTGCCACGACACCGGCCTGATGAACCCGATCGCCAAGCTGATGTGGCGGATCTGCAAGATCGACGGGCCGCCGAGCCGCTACCGTAGCGAGCCGCAGCGCGAGCACCTGGTCTCCGTCGCCTAAAGCTCGCCCCGGAGGGTCGAAGGTTAGTTATGCCCCATGTGATCACCCAGTCGTGTTGTAGCGACGGGTCCTGTGTCTACGCGTGCCCGGTGAACTGCATCCATCCGTCACCGGATGAGCCGGGCTTCGCGACGGCCGAGATGCTCTACATCGATCCCGATGCCTGTGTGGACTGTGGCGCGTGCGTCAGCGCGTGCCCGGTCGGCGCGATCGAGGCCGATACCCGGCTGACGGAGAAGCAGCTGCCGTTCATCGAGCTCAACGCGGCCTTCTACCCGAAGCGCGAAGGCAAGCTGCCGCCGACGTCCAAGCTGGCGCCGGTCATCGCGGCGCCGAAGGTGGAGGCGCGCGGGGGCACGCCGCTGACGGTGGCGATCGTGGGTTCCGGCCCGGCGGCCATGTACGCGGCCGACGAGTTGCTGACGCAGCGGGGCGTGCGGGTCAACGTCTTCGAGAAGCTGCCTACCCCCTACGGGCTGGTGCGCGCCGGCGTCGCGCCGGACCACCAGAGCACCAAGCGGGTGACGCGACTGTTCGACGTCATCGGCAAGCAACCGGGGTTCAAGTTCTTCCTCAACGTCGAGGTGGGCCAGCACCTGTCGCATGCCGACCTGCTGGAGCACCATCACGCCGTGCTGTACGCGGTGGGTGCGCCCAACGATCGTCGCCTCGCCATCGACGGTATGGACCTGGCCGGCACCGGGACGGCCACCGAGATGGTGGCGTGGATCAACGGGCATCCCGAGTTCACCGATCTGCCCGTGGACCTGAGCCACGAGCGGGTGGTCATCGTGGGCAACGGCAACGTCGCATTCGACGTGGCCCGGATCCTCACCACCGATCCGGATGTGTTGGCCCGCACCGACATCTCCGATCATGCGCTCGCGGCCCTGCGTACCTCGAAGGTTTCCGAGGTGGTGATCGCGGCCCGCCGCGGTCCCGCGGAGTCGGCCTTCACCCTGCCTGAGCTGATCGGTCTGACCGCCGGCTGTGACGTCGTGCTCGACGAGGCCGATCACCAGTTGGTGGCGGCGGATCTGGCCCGCGAGACGGACCCGTTGACACGTAACAAGCTGGAGATCCTGGCCAAGCTCGGCAACGCCTCCGCACCGCTGACCCGGCCGCGGATCCGGCTGGCCTACCGGCTGACCCCGCAGCGCGTCCTCGGTGAGGATCGCGTGAGTGGCATCGAGTTCGGTGTCACCGGGACAGACGAGGTGCGCACGCTCGACGCCGGGCTGGTGCTTACCTCGATCGGTTACCGCGGCAAGGCAATTGCCGATCTGCCGTTCGACGACGACGCGGCCGTCGTGCCCAACGACGCCGGGCGCGTCCGTGACGCGGTGGGTGCCTACGTGGCGGGCTGGATCAAGCGCGGGCCCACCGGTTTCATCGGCACCAACAAGTCATGCGCGGCGCAGACCGTGCACCAGCTGGTCGACGATTACAACGCCGGTGTCCTCACCGATCCGGTGCACAAGGCCGCCGCGCTGGAGAAGCTGGTGCGGACCCGCCAGCCCGCGATGGTCGACGCCGCCGGGTGGCAGGCGATCGACGCCGCCGAGATCGCCCGTGGTGGCGAGGACCGGCCGCGCGACAAGTTCACCTCGGTCGACGAGATGGTCGCGGTCGCCGCGGCGGCACCGAAACCGACTATGCGGCAACGGGTTCTGGCGGGGCTGCGCTGAGATCAACCGCGCGCGGTGAATTCGAATCCGCGTGTGGTGGGCTGCGCGATCAGGTCGGCGCACACCCTCGGCTGGAACCGGATGATGTATTCCTCCTCCTGGGCGGCCCATCGGTCCCAGTGCGGCCGGTAGGTATCGCCGTCGCGTTCCAGTGCCC
Above is a window of Mycolicibacterium boenickei DNA encoding:
- a CDS encoding 4Fe-4S binding protein: MPHVITQSCCSDGSCVYACPVNCIHPSPDEPGFATAEMLYIDPDACVDCGACVSACPVGAIEADTRLTEKQLPFIELNAAFYPKREGKLPPTSKLAPVIAAPKVEARGGTPLTVAIVGSGPAAMYAADELLTQRGVRVNVFEKLPTPYGLVRAGVAPDHQSTKRVTRLFDVIGKQPGFKFFLNVEVGQHLSHADLLEHHHAVLYAVGAPNDRRLAIDGMDLAGTGTATEMVAWINGHPEFTDLPVDLSHERVVIVGNGNVAFDVARILTTDPDVLARTDISDHALAALRTSKVSEVVIAARRGPAESAFTLPELIGLTAGCDVVLDEADHQLVAADLARETDPLTRNKLEILAKLGNASAPLTRPRIRLAYRLTPQRVLGEDRVSGIEFGVTGTDEVRTLDAGLVLTSIGYRGKAIADLPFDDDAAVVPNDAGRVRDAVGAYVAGWIKRGPTGFIGTNKSCAAQTVHQLVDDYNAGVLTDPVHKAAALEKLVRTRQPAMVDAAGWQAIDAAEIARGGEDRPRDKFTSVDEMVAVAAAAPKPTMRQRVLAGLR
- the sepH gene encoding septation protein SepH, which codes for MRELRVVGLNVDGRRIICESDDSAKDMFSLRVDDRLRAAMRGDKVASNQTESDVEVQNVLRPKEIQAKIRAGASVEQLAEAAGVPVERVERFAHPVLLERARAAELATAAHPVLADGPAVLTLLETVTQALVARGLDPDSIAWDAWRNEDSRWTVQLAWKAGRSDNVAHFRYSPGAHGGTVAASDDAARQLINPDFGRPLRPVAAVPHLFDHHDTHEVQETPAAVPDQFSRPAEPEPAPAPPAPKRSRKARPAVPAWEDVLLGVRSSGTQP
- the map gene encoding type I methionyl aminopeptidase, with protein sequence MVNLKTEAQVEAMAAAGAVVADTLRALAAEAAAGLTTTDLDRIAAEILAANGATSPFLDYHPRWAPRPFPAVLCVSVNDAVVHGIPDDTVLADGDLVSVDFGAILNGWCGDAARSFVIGTPRPADAALIEATDAALAAGIAAVRPGNTLGDIGHAIASVAAEAGYGLLANHGGHGIGRTMHEAPHVPNSGRPGEGMALRPGLVIAIEPMLIADGSTGYVHDPDGWTLRSATGARAAHSEHTVAVTTAGARILTL
- the serC gene encoding phosphoserine transaminase → MAELIIPADLLPRDGRFGCGPSKVRPEQLTALAAAGDLFGTSHRQAPIKNLVGRVRDGLRELFSVPDGYEVILGNGGSTAFWDAAAFGLIDKKSLHLTYGEFSAKFASCVAKNPFIGDPIIVKTDPGTAPEPQSDPSVDVVAWAHNETSTGVAVPVQRPAGDALVLIDATSAAGGLPVDIADTDAYYFAPQKNFAGDGGLWLAIVSPAALARIEAIGASDRWVPDFLSLPIAVENSLKNQTYNTPAIATLILLAEQLDWLNGNGGLDWAVKRTADSSQRLYSWAEAASFATPFVTDPALRSQVVGTIDFSDSVDAAAVAKVLRANGVVDTEPYRKLGRNQLRIGMFPAVEPDDVSALTSCVDWVVENL
- a CDS encoding AurF N-oxygenase family protein, producing MARTKMVRRWRKNMDVSDDTQYVEMLSTLSEGSVRRNFNPYKDIEWDSPEFAVTPNDPRWILPATDPMGGHAWYQAQPVERQIQIGMWRQANVAKVGLHFENILIRGLMEYSFWVPNGSPEYRYCLHESVEECNHTLMFQEMVNRIGMDVPGMPRLLKWLQPLIPLAAGPLPIPFFFGVLAGEEPIDHTQKNVLREGKALHPIMERVMAIHVAEEARHISFAHQYLHKRVPNLRRRQRWILSLFVPLTMRILCSAIIVPPRAFWKEFDIPRSVRKELFFGSPESRKMLRDMFGDVRMLCHDTGLMNPIAKLMWRICKIDGPPSRYRSEPQREHLVSVA